The DNA segment GCGTTCTTCCCGTTCGACGTCAGGTGCGGATGGTCCAGCAGCACCGTGGCCCCGGGCCGCGCCTGCGTCAGGTTGGCGCCCGGAATGGGCGGCAGCTCCGCCCACGCCGCCTCGGTGCTGGACGCGCCCGTGCCAATCGCGGTCACCGGGTGGCGCAGGCCCTCGGGCGTCAGCCGCGCGGTGAAGGGCTCCGGATTCGCGGCGCCGGCGGCCTGCACCGGCAGCGCCTCCATCAGCGTGGGCATCGTCGCCCGGCCCTCGCCCAGCACGCTGTCGCCGCCAATCATCACGAAGGCGCCGCCATTGTGGATGTAGCGCTCCAGGTTCCGCTCGTACTCGGCGATGGACAGCGACGGGTCCGCGTGCCCGAAGTTCTGGAAGATGACGACGTCGAAGGTGTCCAGCTTCGTGTCGAAAATCTCGTCCATGGGGAACGGGATGAGCGACAGCTCGCGCTCGTTCACCACGCCCGGGTCGTCCGACAGCGTGCGCAGGATGTAGAAGGACACCAGGTCCACGTTGGCGTCCTGGCGCAAGAGCCCGCGCAGGTAGCGCTCGTCCCACGAGGGCCGGCCCACCACCAGCAGCACGCGCACGCGGTCTCGAATCACCTTCAGCGTGAAGGAGCGGGTGTTGTTGTCCGCCACCGCCTCGTCCGGGAAGGTGGGCACCGTCACCGTGTAGACGAAGCGCCCCGTCTGGTCCGGCGTGAAGGTGAAGGACACCGGCTTCACGTCGTCCGACGACTCCAGGCGCACCGTCTTGCTCGCCACCGTCTTGCCTTCCTGGCTGAGCACCACCGGAAGCTCGCGGCCGCTGAAGCCCCGGCCGTGAATCTCCACCTCCACCGTGAGCGAGTTGCGCACGAAGGCGAAGTCGTCGACCTTCAGGCCTTCCACCGCCAGATCTTTCAGCGCCTCCTGCCCCACGGTGAACGTGGACACGGGCACGTTCAGGTCCGCCAGGGCCGCGCGCGCCCGGCCCACCACGCCCGCCTTCAGCTCCGTGTTGTCCGCGCCGTCGCTGAGCAGCAGCATGCCGGACAGCTTTCGAGAGCCCTGCCCCGCGCCCGCCGCCGCTCGCACCGCGGCCAGCAGGTCGGTCGTGCCCGCGCGCGCCGGCTCCTTCGCCAGCGACGCGGCCGTCACCGGGGCCAGCTCCGGGTCGAACCCGTACAGCTCCACCGTGAAGCGGTCCTGCAGGGCGGCGAACTGCGGCGCGGCCTTCTCCAGGAAGGCGGCCACCTGCGCGGTGCGCGTGGGCCCGCCGGGCTCCGAGGGGAAGCTCATGGAGGCGGAGCGGTCCACCAGCACCGCCACGCGGTTCTTCATCCGGGCCACCTGCAGGTGGCGGATGCCGGGCTCCAGCAGGAAGAAGAGCGCGGCCACGCCCGCGCCCACGCGAAGGGCCCACAGCAGGACACGGCGCCCGCGCGAGGGCTCGCGGCGCACGCCCCAGGCCGCCAGCGCCACGCCCAGCACCAGACCGAGGGCGAGCAGCACCAGCGCCCAGGGTGGCAGCGGGGAGAGGCTGACGAGCTTCCAGGCGTTGAAGGTGGGGGAGTTCATCCAGGCTTTCGGCGTCAGGCCGGTGCTTCAGCGCCGCTTGTTGAGGATGAGCGGCAGGTGGACGGCGTCGTCCTTGTAATCGAGGCAGAGGGCATACATGCAGATGTTGAGGCCCAGGCGCACGGCCAGCTCGCGCTGGGGCTCGCCTCCGGGGGACACGTCGAACTCGTAGTCTCCGGCCTCGCTGCGGCTCCACGCCCCGGCCAGGTCGTTCTGCGAGTACAGCACCGCGGCGCGCTTGCCCAGCATGCAGGCCGACAGGTGTGGCTTGTTGAGCAGCCGTCCCGGCGCCGCGTCCAGCAGGAAGAAGGACTTGAACACCACGTGCCCGGAGGGCACCTCGGCCAGCGGGCTCTGCGGCAGCACCCGCGCCATCTCCCGGCGGAAGGACGCGTCGAAGCCGTCCCCGTCGCTGCCGTCGTTCGCGTCCGCCAGCATGAAGCCGCCGTACGTGAGGTAGCGGCGCAGGTTGGTGACCTCCGGCTCGGTGAGCGCGGGGAAGGCGCCGTCGCCGCCGAAGTAGAGGAAGGGGTACTCGAACAGCTCCCGGGAGCTGAGCTGGAAGCCGCGCGCGTCCGGCACCACCTCCACGGAGGTGCGGCGCTGCAGCTCCCAGGCGATGCGGCGCAGCCCGGACAGCCGCGCGTCCCAGCGGCCTCCGTGGCGGGCCACCGCGGGGATGAAGCGGCTCTTCTCACCGAAGGCGTCCGCCCGCCGGGAGAGCAGCGGGAGGAGCGCGGCGGTGCCGAGCAGGAGGTTTCGACGCGTCAATCGCCGGGCGGACATGGAGCGTCTCTATATACCGTCGACGGGTGCTCGCATTCCCCGGTATAGAGGGGCCCCATGGCAAAAGCCGGACAGACGCCCCCTGGGCCCGGGTCGGACGAAATCCGGGCCGCCTGGGCCCGGAAGGACGCTGGCGACGTGGCCGGGGCCCGGAAGGCCGCCGAGCGCATCCTGGCGGGCAACCCCTCCCCCGAGGACAGGGCGGAGGCGCATGAGCTGCTCCGGCGCACCTCCACCCCCAGCCGCCTGTACGGCTTCGCCCTGCTCGCCGCCGCCGTCTTTATCGTCCTGCTGGTGCTGGCTTTGAGCAGGTACGCGTAAGCTGGGCGGACCGCGCGCCATCCCGTGCGCGCACCCTCTTCAAGGAGTCTCGAGCCATGGAAGGCCTCATCCAGGCCCTCAGGGCGTACCAGACGTTCAACCCCTCCGGCTGGGTGGGCATCTATCGCCTGCTGCCCATGTGGGCGGGCATCGTCTGCTGTGTCGTCGGCGTCACGCTGCTGCTGGCCGGCGGCGGGCGGCTGTTCCGCGTGCTGGCGGGCCCCATCGGCGCGGTGCTGGGCCTGTGGTGCACCCGCGTCGTCGCCACGAAGCTGGGCCTGCCGGAGTTCACCCCCCACCTGCCCACCATCGTCGCGGCGGTGCTGCTGGCGCTGGGCTTCCTCTTCCCCGCGGCCATCACCTTCCTGGGCCTGGGGGTGCCGCTGGGGCTCATCGCGGGGCAGATTGCCGGGCCGCAGGACTTCCTGCTGGGCTTCGCGCCGGGCTTCATCATCGGCGGGCTGGTGGGCGCGCTGCTCCACCGGCCGGTGAGCGTCCTGGTGGCCTCGGCGGTGGGCGGGTGGGTGCTCGTCATCGGCGCGCTCGCGGCCCTGCACCAGTTCGGCGGGCTGGTGGCGGCCGTCGCCAGCCGGCCGTGGGGCGTCATCGTCGCGGCGGCCCTCTTCGCGATAGCGGGCGCGGTGTACCAGCTGGCCGTCCGGCCCTCCCCCGAGGATGCGGACAAGCTGCGCGCGGAGAAGGAGCGGCTGAAGCAGCGCCAGGCGGAGCAGCGGGCGCTCGAAAAGCGGTGGGGGGTCAAGTAACCCGCTGGGGGGCCCCTGCCCTCTGGCGCGCTTTACCTCCACCGCCCCGGCGCGTACATTCCGCCGCCTTTCCCCCCGGAATCCCCCCGTAAGGACTGATGGGCCAGGCCAGGCGCAAGGAGAAGGAGAAGCAGCAGGAAGCCCCCCCGGAGCCCGCTCCCCGGCAGGAAGCCGCCCCCGTGCCCGACGCGTGGGTAAAGCCCCAGGGGTTGTCTCGCAAGGGCTGGGCCATCCTCGCGGGACTCATCCTCCTGATGCAGTTCCCGCTCATCCACTACGCGCTCTTCCGCGGCGACGCGGCGGTGACGGCGGCGGTGCCCTACTCGCAGGACTTCTCCGACCCGGCCGTGGTGAAGCGGGACTGGTTCTCCACCGGCGGCTTCTGGCGCACCGTGAATGGGGAGCTGCTGGCCCCGGGCGTGAAGAACAACCCCCTGTGGCTCCAGGCCCCGCTGCCGGACGACGTGGCCATCGAGTTCGACGTGCGGTCCGAGCCCCCGGAGGGCGACATCCGCGTGGAGCTGTTCGGCAATGGGGTGGACCCGTCCTCCGGCTACGTGCTGGTGCAGGGCGGGTGGAACAACTCCATGTCCGTCCTCGCCCGCCAGGACGTGAATGCCCCCACGCTGGACGCGCTCCGGCGCCGCGCCGCCCGCGTCGCCGAGTCCGGCGGCGGCAAGGGCGCCGACCTCGTGGACACCGGCGTCTTCAAGCCGGACACCAAGGTCCGCGTCGAGGCGCGCGGCAACCCCGTGCAGGCCGGCCGCACCTACCACTGGCGCATCGAGCGCCGCGGCACGCTGCTGCGCTGGTCCATCGACGGCGAGCCCGTGCTGGAGCTGGACGACCCGTTCCCCCTCAAGGGCGAGGGCCTGGACCGGCTGGGCCTGTCCGGCAACGAGTCTCAAATCTTCTTCGACAACCTGCGCGTGGACACGCCCGACCGCATGCCGGCCCCCGCCCCCGTGGCGCGCGCGCCGCTGCCGCCCCCCGGCCCCTACGCGGACAACTTCGACCGCGCCACGCTGGGTGACGCGTGGAACGTCACCAACCCCTCCGCGGTGAAGCTGGAGAACGGCGCCCTCGTGGTGGAGCTCATCCACAACCGCCCGGTGTGGCTCAAGCAGCCCATCCCCACCAACGCCACCATCGAGTTCGACGCCTGGACGGAAGACCCCCAGGGCGACATCAAGGTGGAGGCCTGGGGCGACGGCAAGTCGTTCTACGCGGGCGACCTGCGCCTGCAGTACACCGCCACCGGCTACGTCTTCATCTTCGGCGGCTGGCGCAACACCCAGTCCGCCATTGCCCGCCAGCACGAGCACACCAACGACCGCGCCGTGCGCAATGGCGCCGCCGTCGTCCCCGGCAAGCGCCACCACTTCAAGCTCACCCGCCGAGGCGGTGCCCTCGCGTGGGAGCTGGATGGCCAGCCCTTCCTCACCCTCCAGGACCCCGCTCCTCTGGAAGGCCCGCGCAACCAGTTCTTCGGCTTCTCGGGCTGGAAGACCCGCGTGCACTTCGACAATCTGAAGATTGAGCCGCTCTCCCCCTAGCGGCCAAGGAAAGCCACACGTGCGCAGAGTAGGAATCTTCGGCTGGGGCGTCGTCGCCCCCAAGTCCAGGAACATCGAAGCTTTCGAGCGGAATCTCTCCTCCGCCGAGAGCTGGCTGTCTCCCTTCAACGGCTTCGGGCCGGACAACTTCCTCGTCGGCATGCCGGAGTTCGAGCTGGCCGACTACAAGCCCTGGATTGACGCGCGCTTCCCGGGCAGCCGCTTCTCGCAGCTCGAGCGGAAGATGGGCCAGCCGACGCAGTTCGCCATCGGCGCCTTCATCCAGTCGCTCGCGCAGAACCCCGGGCTGGAGCAGGAGCTGCAGGCCCTGGGTCCCCGCGCCCACGTCTACGTGGGCACCGGCCTGGGCGACCTGCCCACCGTCCAGTCCATCTCCCTGGACCTGTACCGCGCGCAGCGCCGGTGGGACCGCTTCTGGGCGGCCCCGGAGCGCAACAGCGTCATGCGCCAGTGGCTGGAGACGCGCGAGCCTCTGCCGGGCCTGCCCCCCGAGCCCTCCACGACGGAGGAGGCCACGCGCGACGAGGCCGAGGACGCCTGGTGGCACTTCTGGGCCGGCCGCTCCGTGGAGCTGCGCGAGTACCTGTCGGAGCTGCGGGAAATCGAGGCCATCGGCGTGCCGGAAGACGGCGACGTCGAGTCCGCCAAGCTGGCCGTCATCAAGGAGAAGCGCACCCGCAACGCCCGGCTGCAGAAGAAGTGGATGTCGCCGGAGCCGCCGTGGAACGCCGTCTCCTCCAACGTGCTGTGGAACATCCACAACACGCCCGCCTCGCAGATTTCGATGATGGGCCGCATCACCGGCATGACGTTCGCCCCGGTGGCCGCGTGCTCGTCCTTCGGCTACGGCCTGCGGCTGGCCATCAACGCGATTCAACTGGGCCAGGCCAAGGCCGTCGTCATGGGCATGACGGACCCGCCGCCGACGCCACTCGTCGTGGGCGGCTTCTACAACGCCCGCGTCATCTCCGCGGACGCCGCCGTCTCCAAGCCCCTCACCGCGCTGCGCGGCACGCACATCGCGGGCGGCTCGGTGGTGTGGGTGCTGGGTGACTTGGAGCACTTCACCGCGAAGGGCTTCAAGCCGCTGGGCATGGAGCCGGTGTCCGTGGGCGTCACCGCGGACGCGGACCACATCATCACCCCGTCCAAGGAAGGCCCCACGCTGGCCATCCGCGAGGCGCTGGCCGGCGCGGGCCTGTCTCCGGAGGACCTGGGCAGCTGGGATTTGCACGCCACCGCCACCCCGGGCGACTTCCTCGAGGTGCAGAACCTGCGCGACGTGCTGCCCGAGACGGTGCTGATTACCGCGCGCAAGGGCACCTTCGGCCACGGCATGTCCGCGGGCGGCGGCTGGGAGCTGACGGCCCAGTACCTGGGCTACGGCCAGGGCAAGGTGTACCCCACGCCGCTGAAGCAGGCGGAGCTCAACAAGCAGATTTCGCGCGTCCACGGCCGCTTCGTCTTCAACGAGCCGGTGGACGCGCCCGCGGGCTGCGCCGGCAAGCTGTCCATGGGCGTGGGTGGCATCAACGCCTGCGTCATCTCGCGCCCCTGGAAGAAGTAGGCCGGCGCGAAGCTCAGGGGTGGGCGCGCTTCGCGTCCTCCTCGAGCTTCGCGGCCCCCTCCGGGTCGATGCGCTGGAGCAGCTCCAGCTCCAGCTCCAGGTCCCTGGCGTAGCGCTGCTCGGTGGGCAGCTTCCCGCGCCCGCCGTTGCCCTGCAGGGACTCCTGGAGGTCCGCGCGCGTGCGCACCTTGCTGCCGTCCGTGTAGCCCACGCCGATGTCCTGGCTGATGCGGTCCCCGCGCATCACCCGCAGGACGCAGCCGCCGCTCGTGTGCCGCACGCCCTCCACGAGGAAGCGCGACGAGGAGACGGGCCCCAGGGTGCCGCCGCCCGAGTCCAGCCACTCCGTCTCCAGCACGTACTTGCCGGGGTTCTCCCGCCACGAGTAGCCCTTGTCGCGCAGGGTGGCCTGGACGTGGGGCCACACCTCCGCCAGCTCCTTGCGGTACACGTGGTTGGCCGCCAGGTCGCGCTGGTAGTTCTCGCGCAGCGTGCCCGAGCAGCCGGTGAGCGCCGCCAGCGTGGCGACGGCGAGACAGACTCCCGCGATGCGGGTGAAGCGGTACATTCGACGCCCCCTGGGTTCCGGACGAAACGAGTCCGGAAACCCAGCATACCGCGACTGCCCGGCGGAAGGCCCGGGGCCTTCGGAGCGGGCCCCCGTCAGCCCTTGGGCGTGGCGACCAGGTCGAAGTCGGGGATGTGCTCGCGCATGAACTCGCGCATCCGGTTGATGAGGGCCGCCTCGATTTGGCGGGCGCGCTCGCGGCTGACGCCGTACTTGTCGCCGATGTCCTGGAGCGTGAGGGGCTCGTCCGAGGTGAGCCGGTTCTCGAAGATGTAGCGCTCCTTGCCCTCCAGGGTGCGGGCGAACTCGGCCAGCTTCTCGCGGAAGAGGGCCTTGAGCTGCTCGGCACCCAGCCGTTCGTCGGCGGGCATGGCCCCGGAGGGCAGGTACCGGTCCGCCCGCGTCGCGCCCGAGTCGTCATCCGCGCGCAGCGGCGCGTCGATGGACATCTCGTCGTGCCCCAGGCGCTGGTCCATCTCCACCACGTCCTGCTCGGTGACGTTGAGCCGCTCCGCCAGCAGCTTCGGGCTGGCCTCGAAGCCCTGGGAGATGAGCTTCTCCTGCTCCTGGCGCAGCTTGAAGAAGAGCTTCCGCTGGGCCTCGGTGGTCCCCAGCTTCACCATCTTCCAGTTGTCCATGATGTAGCGGAGGATGTAGGCCCGAATCCACCACGCGGCGTAGCTGCTCAGCTTCACGCCCCGCTCCGGGTCGTACTTCTTCACCGCCTGCATCAGCCCGATGTTGCCCTCCTGGACCAGGTCCAGCAGGGACAGCGGGTTGCGGTGGTACTCGTGCGCCAGCTTGACCACCAGGCGCAGGTTGGAGGCCACCAGCCGGTAGGCCGCCCCCACGTCCGCCGTGTCCCTGTAGTGCCGGGCAAGCTGGAGCTCCTCCTCCCGCGTCAGCAGCGGGTGGCGCTGGACCTCCGCCATGTAGGCCTGGAGGGGGTCCCTCGACGTGAGCCCCGACTCCCCCACCCGGGCCAGGGCCTTGGGAGGGACGATGGGGCCGCTGACGTCCGCCTCGGTCTCCACCTCCGCCAGCTCGGCGGGGTCCGGCTCCAGGGCGTCCGGGTCCGTCGCCGCCTCGGCCTGGGCCTCCTCGCCCTCCGGCTCGAGCACTTCCGCCTCGGCGGTGCCAGGGGCCGCAGGCCGCTTCGCACGGGACCGGGGGGTCGTCCCTTTGGTTCTCTTCCTCCCATTCGCCATGGGCGCTCCATACTCCAAAGTGCCGCGATTGTTGCCAGAGCGTAATGCAGGGGCTATGCCCATGCCTGATGAGCGACATCCAAGAGCCCACGCCGGGAACCCCGGCGCCTGACGAAGCCCCGACGCGTCCCGCCGAGTACGTCGCGGACATCGGCTTCGACGACATGAACCTCTCCGAGCCACTCCGCCGCGCGCTGGCGGAAGTCGGCTATACCCACCCCACCCCCGTCCAGGCCCGCGCGTTCCAGCCGGCCATGGAAGGCCGGGACCTCATCGTCCGCAGCAAGACGGGCACTGGCAAGACGGCCGCCTTCGGCCTGCCCCTGCTGGAGAAGATTCCCGCTGACGAGAAGAAGGTCCGTGCCCTCATCCTCTGCCCCACCCGCGAGCTGGCCATCCAGGTGGCGGAGGAGCTGAAGTCACTCTCCAAGTACAAGGGCGTGAAGGTGGCGGCCATCTACGGCGGCGCCTCCATGAAGCAGCAGGAGGACGCGCTCGAGGAGGGCACGCCCATCATCGTGGGCACGCCCGGCCGCGTGTTCGACCACATCAACCGCGGCAACCTGAAGCTGGACGGGTGTGACCACGCGGTGCTGGACGAAGCGGACGAGATGCTCAACCAGGGCTTCTTCGAGGAGGTCACCCGCATCCTCGACCGCCTTCCGAAGAACCGGCAGGTGCTGCTCTTCAGCGCCACCGTCCCCACGGACATCCAGAACCTCATCGCCCGCTACACGACGAACGCGGAGACGCTGCTGTTGTCCGGCGACGTCTTCACGGTGGAGCACATCCACCACATCCGCTACGACGTGTCGGAAGCCCTCCCCAAGCCGCGCCACCTCATCTACGTGCTGGAGAAGGAGGAGCCCCAGAACGCCATCATCTTCTGCAACACGCGGGATGACACGGCGCTGGTGACGGCGGTGCTCAACCGCAACGGCTTCGACGCGGAGCTGCTCAACGGAGACCTGCCGCAGAAGGAGCGCGAGCGGGTGATGGGCAAGGTGAAGCGCGGCGAGGTGGCCTTCATGGTCGCCACGGACATCGCGGCGCGCGGCATCGACATCTCCGGGCTGGAGTACGTCATCAACTACTCGCTGCCCGAGGACGCGGCGGTGTACCTGCACCGGGTGGGCCGCACGGGCCGCATCGGCAACAAGGGCACCGCCATCAACCTCTTCTCCGGCCGCGAGCTGGCCACGTTCACCACGCTGGAGAAGAAGTTCGGCATCAAGTTCGAGATGCGCGAGATGCCGGCGCCCGAGGAGGCGATGCGGCTGTGGACGGAGCGCCACGTGCGCGAAATCCACGAGGCGGCCAGCGGGTCCATCTTCGAGGGCTTCCTGCCCCTGGCCTCGCAGCTCAAGTCGCGCCCGGACGCGGACGACCTCATCGCCTTCCTGCTGAAGTACTTCTTCAGCCACCTGCGCATGGAGAAGGCGGCGGCGGCCTTCGCGGCCGAGGGGCGCGAGCCGCCCCAGCCGCGCACGTACGAGAGCAAGGAAGGCCGTGGCCGTGGCGGCGACCGTCGCGAGCGCGGCGGGGAGCGGCGGGGCGACCGCGAGGAGCGGCGCGAGCGGCCCGCGCGGGCGGACCGGCCGGAGCGCACCGAGCGTCCGGAGCGCACCGAGCGTCCGGAGCGCGCCGAGTCCCCGGACCGTGAGCGGCGGCCCCGGCGGGACGAGCCGCGGCGCGAGCGTGGCGAAGGCGCCCGCGGCGCGGCGGCCCTGGAGGCCGGCCCGGGCGAGGTGAAGCTCTGGGTCAACCTGGGGACGGCGGACGGCCTGGGGCCGGGCAGCATCGCCACGGCGCTGGAGGACGCGGGCGCGCCCCTGGGGAAGATGGTG comes from the Pyxidicoccus xibeiensis genome and includes:
- a CDS encoding glutamine amidotransferase, which codes for MNSPTFNAWKLVSLSPLPPWALVLLALGLVLGVALAAWGVRREPSRGRRVLLWALRVGAGVAALFFLLEPGIRHLQVARMKNRVAVLVDRSASMSFPSEPGGPTRTAQVAAFLEKAAPQFAALQDRFTVELYGFDPELAPVTAASLAKEPARAGTTDLLAAVRAAAGAGQGSRKLSGMLLLSDGADNTELKAGVVGRARAALADLNVPVSTFTVGQEALKDLAVEGLKVDDFAFVRNSLTVEVEIHGRGFSGRELPVVLSQEGKTVASKTVRLESSDDVKPVSFTFTPDQTGRFVYTVTVPTFPDEAVADNNTRSFTLKVIRDRVRVLLVVGRPSWDERYLRGLLRQDANVDLVSFYILRTLSDDPGVVNERELSLIPFPMDEIFDTKLDTFDVVIFQNFGHADPSLSIAEYERNLERYIHNGGAFVMIGGDSVLGEGRATMPTLMEALPVQAAGAANPEPFTARLTPEGLRHPVTAIGTGASSTEAAWAELPPIPGANLTQARPGATVLLDHPHLTSNGKNAPLVAVWDYGRGRALVMATDASWYWAFAAHRDGSPNRAYDRFWGNALRWLVRDPDLTTLKVTADPPSVEPGRPVGVVVQARMADYQPAQEAQVRVELFSVASQKPVAVQTGTTGVDGVVRLEFAPPAPGPYKLLATAKKGETDLGAGEDAVAVRAVGPELSDASVRPELMEQIAKVTGGKAYKLPQDGLPDVPLLDPPVVEVGRAKDQPLWDRWYYLVALIALLGAEWFARRRFGYV
- a CDS encoding DUF4159 domain-containing protein, translated to MSARRLTRRNLLLGTAALLPLLSRRADAFGEKSRFIPAVARHGGRWDARLSGLRRIAWELQRRTSVEVVPDARGFQLSSRELFEYPFLYFGGDGAFPALTEPEVTNLRRYLTYGGFMLADANDGSDGDGFDASFRREMARVLPQSPLAEVPSGHVVFKSFFLLDAAPGRLLNKPHLSACMLGKRAAVLYSQNDLAGAWSRSEAGDYEFDVSPGGEPQRELAVRLGLNICMYALCLDYKDDAVHLPLILNKRR
- a CDS encoding molecular chaperone DnaJ produces the protein MAKAGQTPPGPGSDEIRAAWARKDAGDVAGARKAAERILAGNPSPEDRAEAHELLRRTSTPSRLYGFALLAAAVFIVLLVLALSRYA
- a CDS encoding DUF6250 domain-containing protein, whose protein sequence is MGQARRKEKEKQQEAPPEPAPRQEAAPVPDAWVKPQGLSRKGWAILAGLILLMQFPLIHYALFRGDAAVTAAVPYSQDFSDPAVVKRDWFSTGGFWRTVNGELLAPGVKNNPLWLQAPLPDDVAIEFDVRSEPPEGDIRVELFGNGVDPSSGYVLVQGGWNNSMSVLARQDVNAPTLDALRRRAARVAESGGGKGADLVDTGVFKPDTKVRVEARGNPVQAGRTYHWRIERRGTLLRWSIDGEPVLELDDPFPLKGEGLDRLGLSGNESQIFFDNLRVDTPDRMPAPAPVARAPLPPPGPYADNFDRATLGDAWNVTNPSAVKLENGALVVELIHNRPVWLKQPIPTNATIEFDAWTEDPQGDIKVEAWGDGKSFYAGDLRLQYTATGYVFIFGGWRNTQSAIARQHEHTNDRAVRNGAAVVPGKRHHFKLTRRGGALAWELDGQPFLTLQDPAPLEGPRNQFFGFSGWKTRVHFDNLKIEPLSP
- a CDS encoding beta-ketoacyl synthase N-terminal-like domain-containing protein; the encoded protein is MRRVGIFGWGVVAPKSRNIEAFERNLSSAESWLSPFNGFGPDNFLVGMPEFELADYKPWIDARFPGSRFSQLERKMGQPTQFAIGAFIQSLAQNPGLEQELQALGPRAHVYVGTGLGDLPTVQSISLDLYRAQRRWDRFWAAPERNSVMRQWLETREPLPGLPPEPSTTEEATRDEAEDAWWHFWAGRSVELREYLSELREIEAIGVPEDGDVESAKLAVIKEKRTRNARLQKKWMSPEPPWNAVSSNVLWNIHNTPASQISMMGRITGMTFAPVAACSSFGYGLRLAINAIQLGQAKAVVMGMTDPPPTPLVVGGFYNARVISADAAVSKPLTALRGTHIAGGSVVWVLGDLEHFTAKGFKPLGMEPVSVGVTADADHIITPSKEGPTLAIREALAGAGLSPEDLGSWDLHATATPGDFLEVQNLRDVLPETVLITARKGTFGHGMSAGGGWELTAQYLGYGQGKVYPTPLKQAELNKQISRVHGRFVFNEPVDAPAGCAGKLSMGVGGINACVISRPWKK
- a CDS encoding RNA polymerase factor sigma-32, encoding MANGRKRTKGTTPRSRAKRPAAPGTAEAEVLEPEGEEAQAEAATDPDALEPDPAELAEVETEADVSGPIVPPKALARVGESGLTSRDPLQAYMAEVQRHPLLTREEELQLARHYRDTADVGAAYRLVASNLRLVVKLAHEYHRNPLSLLDLVQEGNIGLMQAVKKYDPERGVKLSSYAAWWIRAYILRYIMDNWKMVKLGTTEAQRKLFFKLRQEQEKLISQGFEASPKLLAERLNVTEQDVVEMDQRLGHDEMSIDAPLRADDDSGATRADRYLPSGAMPADERLGAEQLKALFREKLAEFARTLEGKERYIFENRLTSDEPLTLQDIGDKYGVSRERARQIEAALINRMREFMREHIPDFDLVATPKG
- a CDS encoding DEAD/DEAH box helicase, whose protein sequence is MSDIQEPTPGTPAPDEAPTRPAEYVADIGFDDMNLSEPLRRALAEVGYTHPTPVQARAFQPAMEGRDLIVRSKTGTGKTAAFGLPLLEKIPADEKKVRALILCPTRELAIQVAEELKSLSKYKGVKVAAIYGGASMKQQEDALEEGTPIIVGTPGRVFDHINRGNLKLDGCDHAVLDEADEMLNQGFFEEVTRILDRLPKNRQVLLFSATVPTDIQNLIARYTTNAETLLLSGDVFTVEHIHHIRYDVSEALPKPRHLIYVLEKEEPQNAIIFCNTRDDTALVTAVLNRNGFDAELLNGDLPQKERERVMGKVKRGEVAFMVATDIAARGIDISGLEYVINYSLPEDAAVYLHRVGRTGRIGNKGTAINLFSGRELATFTTLEKKFGIKFEMREMPAPEEAMRLWTERHVREIHEAASGSIFEGFLPLASQLKSRPDADDLIAFLLKYFFSHLRMEKAAAAFAAEGREPPQPRTYESKEGRGRGGDRRERGGERRGDREERRERPARADRPERTERPERTERPERAESPDRERRPRRDEPRRERGEGARGAAALEAGPGEVKLWVNLGTADGLGPGSIATALEDAGAPLGKMVRAELRPTFAYVFVAEDDAAGFEAVNGKQHGTKVLRVERSKPRTEREATPRPPPSPDAGPGEAKLWTNLGTDDGMDEAKLPAALEAAGAPAGKVLRVVMRPTYGYAYVAEADALAFEALNGKPHGEKALKVERHRPRGSREERRPRTESMPDLPGQTRLWVGLGRQDGLDEAGVTAALEAAGAPAGKVVRMDLRPTYAYVFVADEDVAGFEATHGKLHGDRALKVERAKKK